A genomic region of Solanum dulcamara chromosome 2, daSolDulc1.2, whole genome shotgun sequence contains the following coding sequences:
- the LOC129877836 gene encoding gibberellin 3-beta-dioxygenase 1-like — protein MATTTLEEVYKENPLSPQHILPIDFHSIQEVPNSHLWPKINDSPISDDEKNKNVPIIDLLAPNAVELIGHACKTWGIFQVVNHGVYLELFDKVESQARRFFALPAEEKVKVVRSASGATGYGTARITPFFSKFMWHEGFTIVDSPLDHAKELWPHDYQHFCDVMETYQKKMKALSFQLWLLILNYLQPSQEHLINSFEFIGALQLNSYPSCPNPNHALGLAPHTDSSFLTILHQTHNTKGLQILKKDHGWISIAPVSNDALIVNIGDLLHILSNGEFPAVYHRVLVDQTKHRVSLAYFLGPQVDSIIVPIISSKDNDGDVVVPKYRKVEVKEYLSLKAKHLEKAFSLIRS, from the exons ATGGCCACTACTACTCTCGAAGAAGTTTACAAAGAAAACCCTCTTAGCCCTCAACACATTCTTCCTATAGATTTTCACTCAATCCAAGAAGTTCCAAACTCTCATCTATGGCCTAAAATCAATGATTCCCCAATTAGTGATgatgaaaaaaacaaaaatgtcCCAATAATTGATCTTTTGGCCCCTAATGCTGTAGAACTTATTGGTCATGCATGCAAAACATGGGGAATATTTCAAGTGGTTAATCATGGAGTCTATTTAGAACTTTTTGATAAAGTTGAGTCTCAGGCAAGACGATTTTTCGCTTTGCCTGCAGAAGAGAAGGTGAAGGTCGTGAGATCTGCTAGTGGCGCTACTGGCTATGGCACGGCTCGAATTACGCCATTTTTCTCGAAGTTCATGTGGCACGAAGGGTTCACCATTGTGGATTCACCACTTGATCATGCTAAGGAGCTTTGGCCACATGACTATCAACATTTTTG TGATGTGATGGAAACTTATCAAAAGAAGATGAAAGCTCTATCCTTCCAACTCTGGCTACTCATCCTCAATTACTTACAACCATCTCAAGAAcatttaattaattcatttgAATTTATAGGAGCCTTACAATTGAATTCATATCCAAGTTGCCCTAACCCTAACCATGCACTAGGGTTAGCTCCTCATACTGATTCATCATTCCTAACAATACTCCATCAAACTCATAACACAAAGGGTCTTCAAATCTTGAAAAAAGACCATGGATGGATTTCAATTGCTCCGGTTTCCAATGATGCGCTCATCGTTAACATAGGTGATCTTCTTCATATACTCTCTAATGGTGAATTCCCAGCGGTTTATCATCGAGTTCTTGTGGATCAAACTAAGCATAGGGTTTCTTTGGCATATTTTCTTGGACCTCAAGTTGATTCTATAATTGTTCCAATAATTTCTTCTAAGGATAATGATGGTGATGTTGTTGTACCAAAATATAGAAAGGTGGAAGTGAAAGAGTATCTTAGTCTCAAGGCTAAACATCTTGAGAAGGCATTCTCTTTGATTAGATCTTGA
- the LOC129880891 gene encoding uncharacterized protein LOC129880891, which yields MNRSFRAEESTLRELQQKMGSFRNSVMKEKEEELGLFLEMRRREKERNDLLLFQNGDEFDAPLESRAGSSPIFNIGSTTNVRKNGADDFLNADNDKNDYEWLLTPPSTPLFPSLEMESEKSMMSQLGTPKARPTALRSRLANPQPEPSGRSNLASRQPASVTGLNTSNSGLRRPSSSGGSRPSTPTGRPTLSATSSLTSASRRTSTAASKAMTSTATSKTMSTTTTSRPSRSSTPTSRSTLPSAKSTVPTRSSTPTARSSARSSTPTRNSSTLTTRASIPGSKSTSRAATPTRRPTSVSSTANVTAPSIKSPSSVTPATTTARNPGASRPSSPTVKPRPWKPSDIPGLSYDAPPNLRTSLSDRPTSATRGRPGAPSARSSSIEPVLNGRIRRQSCSPSRGRPPNGVVRSSGSSVPIPAMSRLHAKANDNVSPGMIGTKMVERVINMRKLAPPAKQDNKHSPRNNLYAHSSSPDSSGFGRTLSKKSLDMAMRHMDIRRSISGNLRPSMTNIPASSMYSVRSGPNRSMTVSVSDSPLATSSNASSEVSVNNNTVCLDGSEVDDAISGVKGARSPANMHGR from the exons ATGAATAGAAGTTTTAGGGCAGAGGAATCAACGTTGAGGGAGTTACAGCAGAAAATGGGGAGCTTTAGGAATTCGGTAATGAAGGAGAAGGAAGAGGAGCTAGGTTTGTTTCTCGAAATGCGAAGAAGGGAGaaggaaagaaatgatcttctCCTTTTTCAGAACGGCGATGAATTTGATGCTCCGCTTG AATCAAGAGCAGGCAGTTCGCCTATATTCAATATTGGATCAACTACTAATGTGAGGAAGAATGGTGCCGATGATTTCCTCAATGCTGACAATGATAAAAATGACTACGAATG GCTTCTAACACCTCCCAGTActcctctttttccttcacttgaGATGGAGTCGGAAAAATCAATGATGAGTCAGCTGGGAACTCCTAAAGCTCGCCCAACTGCATTGAGATCTAGA TTAGCAAATCCCCAGCCTGAGCCCTCTGGTAGAAGCAATTTAGCATCTAGACAGCCTGCTTCCGTTACCGGATTAAATACTTCAAATTCAGGTCTTCGAAGACCATCTTCATCAGGTGGATCAAGACCTTCAACTCCAACTGGACGACCCACATTAAGTGCAACATCCTCCTTGACATCAGCATCTAGACGCACATCTACTGCAGCATCCAAAGCAATGACATCCACTGCAACTTCTAAAACAATGTCAACCACAACCACGTCTCGGCCATCAAGGTCTTCAACACCAACTTCTCGTTCCACCTTGCCTTCTGCTAAGTCCACGGTTCCTACAAGATCTTCAACACCTACAGCAAGGTCTAGTGCAAGGTCCTCAACACCAACCAGAAACTCCTCAACACTCACAACCAGGGCATCTATTCCTGGATCAAAGTCCACATCAAGGGCAGCAACTCCAACTCGTCGGCCTACTTCAGTGTCCAGTACAGCTAATGTGACAGCTCCTTCCATTAAATCTCCATCTTCAGTTACACCAGCAACCACTACGGCAAGAAATCCTGGAGCCTCACGTCCTAGTTCTCCAACTGTAAAACCCAGACCATGGAAGCCCTCAGATATCCCAGGGCTCTCCTATGATGCTCCACCCAATTTACGGACATCACTATCTGACAGGCCAACTTCAGCTACAAGGGGTAGACCTGGAGCACCAAGTGCTAGATCTTCATCCATCGAGCCAGTTTTAAATGGAAGGATTAGACGACAATCTTGCTCTCCATCTAGAGGGCGTCCTCCTAATGGTGTTGTGCGTAGCAGCGGGAGCTCTGTTCCGATACCAGCTATGAGTCGATTACATGCTAAAGCTAATGATAATGTAAGCCCTGGTATGATTGGAACTAAGATGGTTGAAAGGGTAATAAATATGCGGAAGCTGGCTCCTCCTGCAAAGCAAGATAACAAACATTCTCCCCGTAATAACTTATATGCACACTCTTCATCACCCGACAGTTCAGGTTTTGGAAGGACATTGTCGAAGAAATCCTTGGATATGGCTATGAGGCATATG GATATAAGGCGAAGCATCTCAGGAAATCTGCGTCCATCGATGACTAATATTCCAGCATCCTCCATGTACAGTGTAAGATCAGGACCTAACAGAAGCATGACAGTGAGTGTATCTGATTCCCCACTTGCTACCAGCAGCAATGCTAGTTCTGAAGTGAGTGTCAATAACAATACGGTGTGTCTTGATGGGAGTGAAGTTGATGATGCTATTAGCGGTGTTAAAGGTGCTCGATCTCCTGCCAATATGCATGGAAGGTAA
- the LOC129877827 gene encoding pleckstrin homology domain-containing protein 1-like, with translation MASLWRAVMGDNTTSSNDDYDGVEFWFNPERTGWLTKQGEYIKTWRRRWFVLKQGKLFWFKEANITRGSKPRGVVPVANCLTVKGAEDVLNKQFAFELSTRSDTMYFIADSEKEKEDWINSIGRSIVQHSRSVTRDEILDYDSRK, from the coding sequence ATGGCCAGTCTATGGCGAGCCGTGATGGGTGACAACACAACTTCATCGAACGACGACTACGATGGAGTAGAATTCTGGTTTAATCCTGAACGAACCGGATGGCTTACAAAACAAGGCGAATATATAAAAACTTGGCGTCGCCGGTGGTTCGTGTTGAAACAGGGGAAGCTGTTTTGGTTCAAGGAAGCCAATATCACCAGAGGATCGAAACCGCGTGGCGTTGTTCCGGTGGCAAATTGCCTTACAGTGAAAGGAGCTGAAGATGTTCTCAACAAACAATTTGCTTTCGAGCTTTCAACTCGTTCCGATACTATGTACTTCATTGCTGATTCGGAGAAGGAGAAAGAGGATTGGATCAATTCGATCGGACGGTCTATAGTGCAGCATTCGAGATCTGTTACTCGTGATGAAATTCTCGATTATGATAGCCGGAAATAA